A stretch of Candidatus Methylacidithermus pantelleriae DNA encodes these proteins:
- a CDS encoding LysM peptidoglycan-binding domain-containing protein — protein sequence MPSEAPTSPPSSTTPPKEETGTTYTVRSGDSLWKIARKFKVTVEDLKEANGLKSDLLHPGDVLKIPAKAKATAEKKEKKSSTAPKGKKRQTRPKTSGRSSLPRTSLSRANRPKEFFPLSPSNVSPEAPRKRHVLEKSPSLGNRIYWETRRIAARGIAYGDRLRAPSGKGQWVMDCSNTARYLYWKVMGVDLGRTASDQYERLKTLGRAWEVPKGVAGSSGTHFLDQTLQPGDLIFWERTYRPKRKSPVTHVMIFLAARRDGKWIMAGSQTSRGGLFNPRHSGPDVYIVDPRRPMGAYGRFFGLFGRVRGRLFAYARPCAGTSEGRVALHTVRHASPFSPDP from the coding sequence GTGCCATCGGAAGCTCCCACCTCTCCCCCTTCCTCGACCACCCCTCCCAAGGAAGAGACCGGTACAACCTACACGGTGCGTAGCGGTGACTCCTTATGGAAGATCGCGCGGAAATTTAAGGTTACCGTAGAAGACCTCAAAGAAGCCAACGGTTTGAAAAGCGATCTTCTCCACCCAGGAGATGTGCTGAAGATTCCGGCCAAAGCCAAGGCAACCGCGGAAAAGAAAGAAAAAAAGTCCAGCACCGCGCCTAAGGGAAAAAAACGTCAAACTCGACCCAAAACTTCCGGCCGTTCCTCCCTTCCTCGAACCTCTCTTAGCAGGGCAAACCGCCCTAAAGAGTTTTTCCCCCTTTCCCCATCCAACGTCTCCCCGGAAGCTCCTCGCAAAAGGCATGTGTTGGAAAAATCCCCCTCCCTTGGAAACCGTATCTACTGGGAAACACGCAGGATTGCAGCGCGCGGCATTGCCTACGGAGATCGCCTGCGTGCACCCAGCGGCAAAGGCCAATGGGTCATGGATTGTTCCAACACGGCCCGGTATCTCTACTGGAAGGTGATGGGAGTCGATCTTGGGAGGACAGCCTCGGACCAGTACGAGAGACTAAAAACGCTAGGCCGAGCGTGGGAGGTGCCCAAAGGTGTGGCCGGTTCCTCAGGAACCCATTTCCTAGACCAGACGTTACAACCCGGGGACCTCATATTTTGGGAACGCACCTATCGGCCGAAACGAAAGTCTCCTGTCACCCATGTCATGATCTTCCTAGCTGCTAGGAGGGATGGAAAATGGATCATGGCAGGATCCCAAACCTCCCGCGGCGGCCTATTCAATCCCCGTCACAGCGGTCCTGACGTTTACATCGTCGACCCTCGACGACCGATGGGAGCATATGGCCGATTTTTTGGCCTTTTTGGACGCGTGCGAGGTCGCCTGTTCGCATATGCAAGACCATGCGCTGGGACCTCCGAAGGCAGAGTCGCCTTGCATACCGTGAGGCATGCTTCTCCTTTTTCCCCTGATCCCTAA
- a CDS encoding LysR family transcriptional regulator: MEIFQLRYFVAAARTGSFTRAAQLCHVSQPSLSQQILNLEQELGQRLFDRLGRRVLLTPAGKTLLEHALAILHEVESAKREITESRASLKRPITVAAIPTVAPYLLPPVLQRIKKQHPELEVFLEEGLTQQVLSLVLSGEADFGVIALPVEEDRVGIEQLVTEPFYVALSQVDPLAKRPQCTLAELKGRRFLLLDEIHCLGELISRFCRTHGLEPKLVSRCSQLCTIQRLIGAAQGISLLPAIVCHQDRDTSLQYRPLAGEAPKRTLVAIWHRKRGISQGVERLITELKMEARSILAYRS, translated from the coding sequence ATGGAAATTTTTCAGCTCCGGTACTTCGTGGCGGCAGCTCGAACAGGAAGCTTTACTCGGGCCGCGCAACTTTGTCACGTTTCCCAACCTTCGTTAAGCCAGCAAATTCTTAACCTGGAGCAAGAGCTTGGACAGCGTCTTTTCGACCGGCTAGGGAGACGGGTACTCTTGACACCGGCTGGGAAAACTCTTCTCGAACATGCCCTTGCCATCCTCCATGAGGTTGAGAGCGCCAAGCGAGAGATTACCGAAAGCCGAGCCTCGCTTAAGAGGCCAATCACCGTCGCGGCGATTCCCACGGTGGCCCCCTACCTTCTCCCACCCGTTCTCCAGCGGATAAAAAAACAGCACCCAGAACTGGAAGTATTTCTGGAGGAAGGACTCACCCAGCAAGTGCTCAGCCTAGTTCTTTCTGGAGAAGCGGACTTTGGGGTCATCGCCCTGCCAGTGGAGGAGGATCGGGTCGGAATCGAACAACTTGTAACCGAACCCTTTTATGTCGCGTTGTCACAAGTTGACCCGCTAGCCAAACGACCCCAATGCACCCTAGCCGAACTCAAAGGAAGGCGTTTCCTTTTGCTCGATGAGATCCACTGTCTGGGTGAACTCATTAGCCGCTTTTGCCGCACCCACGGGCTGGAACCAAAGCTTGTCTCGCGGTGTTCCCAGCTCTGCACGATCCAACGGCTGATTGGCGCCGCGCAAGGCATTTCCCTTCTTCCCGCCATTGTTTGTCACCAGGATCGGGATACCTCCCTCCAGTACCGGCCGCTTGCTGGCGAGGCACCGAAACGAACGCTTGTAGCCATTTGGCATCGGAAAAGGGGGATCTCTCAAGGAGTAGAACGTTTGATCACAGAGCTCAAAATGGAGGCTCGCTCGATCCTCGCCTACCGTTCCTAA
- a CDS encoding lipid-A-disaccharide synthase N-terminal domain-containing protein produces MNPARLSFSLMNEILGATNWLGIQWHPMKVVGWLGNLLFFSRFLIQWIASERAKRVVVPIAFWYCSLLGSLLLLAYALYKRDSVFIFAYVFTWIPYGRNLYFAYRDRTKSHPKRAPHPELPPDS; encoded by the coding sequence GTGAACCCTGCAAGGCTTTCTTTCTCCCTTATGAACGAGATTCTTGGCGCAACGAATTGGCTCGGAATCCAATGGCACCCGATGAAGGTCGTCGGCTGGCTGGGGAATCTTCTTTTCTTTTCCCGTTTCCTCATCCAATGGATCGCCAGCGAACGAGCCAAGCGCGTCGTCGTCCCCATTGCTTTTTGGTATTGCAGCCTGCTCGGTTCTCTGCTGCTTCTAGCTTACGCCCTCTACAAAAGGGACTCTGTCTTTATTTTTGCCTACGTATTTACCTGGATCCCGTACGGGAGGAATCTCTATTTTGCTTACCGAGACCGCACGAAGTCTCATCCCAAAAGAGCCCCTCACCCAGAGTTGCCGCCTGATTCCTAA
- the trmFO gene encoding methylenetetrahydrofolate--tRNA-(uracil(54)-C(5))-methyltransferase (FADH(2)-oxidizing) TrmFO, which translates to MRPSMQEYAVVVGGGLAGAEAAWQLARRGISVILYEMRPKVMTGAHRTGNLAELVCSNSLGSQDLSTASGLLQEELAILGSLLLTVARNCSVPAGTALAVDREMFAITVTEYLQREPLIEIRREEVLQIPTDPFVIIASGPLTSPSLSRSLEEVAGMGQLFFYDAIAPLVEADSIREEVCFRGSRYQKGELPGGDYWNCPLSREEYFRFIEALRTAECFPLPEWEKEQLRFFEGCLPIEELARRDPLAPAFGPMRPAGLRDPRTGKKPFAVVQLRQDNVACSLLNMVGFQTNLKWSEQARVFRLIPGLETARFARFGQMHRNTFLCSPKLLEPTLEFRGRPGLFFAGQITGVEGYVGNAGTGLVAAINLARRIWGIPPRVFPRETMLGSLLWYVTHAGPETFQPMKANFGLLPPLETNLRDRELRHRALVERALQTMREFAAEMALEEQAVARLSKKGALIGS; encoded by the coding sequence ATGAGACCGTCCATGCAAGAGTATGCTGTGGTTGTTGGAGGGGGTCTTGCCGGAGCCGAGGCGGCGTGGCAGCTAGCCCGCAGGGGCATCTCGGTCATCCTGTACGAGATGCGTCCGAAAGTCATGACCGGGGCACACAGGACAGGAAATCTTGCAGAACTTGTATGTAGTAACTCCCTGGGTTCCCAAGATCTTTCCACCGCCAGTGGATTGTTACAGGAGGAACTAGCAATCTTGGGTTCGCTACTTCTTACAGTGGCTCGCAACTGTTCAGTACCGGCTGGAACTGCGCTGGCCGTGGACCGGGAGATGTTTGCCATCACGGTAACGGAATATCTCCAAAGGGAGCCTTTGATCGAGATTCGCCGGGAAGAGGTTCTCCAGATCCCCACGGACCCTTTTGTGATTATCGCGAGCGGTCCTTTGACAAGTCCTTCCCTTTCCCGCTCTCTGGAAGAAGTAGCTGGAATGGGGCAGCTCTTTTTTTACGATGCGATTGCACCTCTAGTCGAAGCCGATTCGATTCGGGAGGAAGTCTGTTTTCGGGGTTCCCGATACCAAAAGGGGGAACTACCCGGGGGAGACTATTGGAACTGTCCTTTATCCCGAGAGGAGTATTTCCGTTTCATTGAGGCCTTGCGCACGGCCGAATGTTTCCCTTTACCGGAATGGGAGAAGGAACAGCTGCGTTTCTTTGAGGGGTGCCTTCCGATTGAAGAACTGGCGCGGAGAGATCCTCTAGCTCCTGCCTTTGGGCCGATGCGGCCAGCGGGGTTGCGGGACCCGAGGACCGGGAAAAAGCCCTTTGCGGTGGTGCAACTCCGCCAGGATAACGTAGCCTGTTCTCTCTTGAATATGGTCGGGTTTCAAACCAACCTGAAATGGTCTGAGCAGGCCCGAGTGTTCCGGTTGATCCCGGGTCTGGAGACAGCTCGCTTTGCTCGGTTTGGTCAGATGCATCGAAACACCTTTCTTTGCTCCCCAAAACTTTTGGAACCGACGTTAGAATTTCGCGGCAGACCGGGTCTTTTCTTTGCTGGCCAGATCACTGGGGTGGAAGGATATGTCGGCAATGCGGGGACGGGGTTGGTGGCTGCCATCAATCTGGCACGTCGCATCTGGGGTATACCGCCACGGGTTTTCCCCAGGGAAACCATGCTTGGGTCCTTGCTGTGGTACGTGACGCACGCCGGTCCCGAAACCTTCCAGCCAATGAAGGCCAATTTTGGGCTTTTGCCGCCCTTGGAAACCAACCTTCGGGATCGGGAGCTGCGTCATCGCGCTTTAGTGGAACGGGCTTTACAGACGATGCGAGAGTTTGCGGCGGAAATGGCTTTGGAAGAGCAAGCAGTAGCTAGGCTTTCCAAGAAGGGAGCTTTGATAGGAAGTTAA
- a CDS encoding aldo/keto reductase — translation MRYRELPRTGLRLSEVGFGVWTISTGWWGRVTEDEAIRLLKIARERGITFFDAADVYGYGLGEELLGKAFGSDPGVVIATKVGYDFYGREGSRSDDRELPQNFSPAYLCKAVEACLRRLRRETIDILQLHNVRMEHVRDDRLWETVRKLQEEGKIRAYGAALGPAIGWLYEGIEVVRRRQPHVVQHIYNILETYPGRQLMDQAGPGPTRYLIRVPHASGMLEGKYTSKTTFGPNDHRRFRSKEWLEKGLVKIHKLRFLERDGRTLGQAAIQWLLEDPRIVSVLPNIYNEDQLEEFVGASEAVPLTVEELSKIESLIQSQFGVEPEKVEYKGTMHPPEELASSRSGSDGSAV, via the coding sequence ATGCGCTATCGAGAACTTCCTCGAACGGGACTGCGGCTTTCGGAAGTCGGTTTTGGGGTGTGGACCATTTCCACAGGATGGTGGGGGCGCGTCACGGAAGATGAGGCGATCCGGCTCCTGAAGATCGCGAGGGAACGCGGAATTACTTTTTTCGATGCAGCCGATGTTTACGGGTACGGGCTAGGGGAGGAGCTTTTGGGAAAAGCTTTTGGGAGCGACCCTGGTGTCGTGATCGCTACCAAGGTTGGGTATGATTTTTATGGAAGAGAAGGTTCACGATCGGATGATCGGGAGCTTCCGCAAAATTTTTCTCCCGCTTATCTTTGCAAGGCGGTGGAGGCGTGCCTACGGCGGCTTCGCCGGGAAACTATTGATATTCTCCAGCTGCACAATGTCCGGATGGAGCATGTGCGGGACGATCGGCTCTGGGAAACGGTTCGGAAGCTTCAAGAAGAAGGGAAAATCCGTGCTTACGGGGCTGCCTTAGGACCTGCGATTGGGTGGTTATACGAGGGAATTGAGGTGGTGCGGCGTCGTCAGCCTCACGTGGTCCAGCACATTTATAACATACTAGAGACCTATCCGGGCCGACAGCTTATGGATCAAGCAGGGCCTGGACCCACCCGTTACTTGATCCGTGTACCGCACGCCAGCGGGATGTTGGAGGGGAAATATACAAGTAAAACTACCTTTGGGCCGAACGATCACCGCAGGTTCCGGTCGAAAGAGTGGCTGGAGAAGGGTCTAGTGAAGATTCATAAGCTTCGCTTTTTGGAGCGAGATGGAAGGACCCTAGGTCAAGCAGCGATTCAGTGGCTATTGGAAGATCCTCGAATCGTTAGCGTGTTGCCCAATATCTACAACGAAGATCAGCTAGAAGAGTTCGTGGGGGCTTCCGAAGCCGTTCCTTTAACTGTGGAGGAACTTTCGAAGATTGAATCGCTTATCCAAAGCCAATTTGGTGTTGAACCGGAAAAGGTGGAGTATAAAGGAACCATGCACCCTCCGGAGGAACTAGCTTCCAGCCGGAGTGGATCTGACGGTTCGGCGGTCTAA
- a CDS encoding manganese catalase family protein has translation MFLRIDRLLIELPRPKEGNPNAAAAVQELLGGRFGEMSTVMNYMYQSFNFRGKSALRPYYDLIANIATEEIGHIELVAATINLLMTGVCKEGDPASTPLASGLNARNTHHFIATATTALCGSSMGDPWRGDYVFSSGNLVLDLLHNFFLECGARTQKIRVYEMADHPVAREMVGYLLVRGGVHALAYAKALETVTGVNVSKLLPIPKIDNSRFLDAKKYEDKGYHRFLYRFSQNDYKEIAKLWQGTHPDGGELRVVDGPPEGGEVPELEPVPAEFAPGIGPEELAEIAKRLGVK, from the coding sequence ATGTTTCTACGAATCGATCGTCTGCTTATTGAACTGCCTCGTCCTAAGGAAGGCAATCCGAATGCGGCGGCAGCTGTGCAGGAGCTTCTCGGAGGACGGTTCGGGGAGATGTCAACGGTTATGAACTATATGTACCAGTCGTTTAACTTCCGCGGCAAATCGGCTTTGCGACCGTATTATGACCTTATTGCCAATATCGCCACGGAGGAAATTGGGCATATCGAGCTGGTAGCCGCTACGATTAATCTCCTCATGACCGGGGTGTGTAAGGAGGGAGATCCAGCCTCAACACCCCTGGCTAGTGGACTTAACGCTCGCAACACGCATCACTTCATTGCAACGGCAACCACGGCTCTTTGTGGTAGCTCTATGGGAGATCCCTGGAGAGGAGACTATGTCTTTAGTAGTGGCAATCTTGTGCTCGATCTTCTCCACAACTTCTTCCTGGAATGCGGGGCACGCACCCAGAAGATCCGTGTTTATGAAATGGCTGACCACCCGGTCGCGCGTGAAATGGTGGGGTATCTCCTGGTTCGTGGTGGTGTGCATGCCCTGGCTTATGCCAAGGCTTTGGAGACGGTGACCGGGGTCAACGTAAGCAAGCTCCTTCCCATACCGAAAATTGACAATTCCCGGTTCCTGGACGCCAAGAAATACGAGGACAAGGGATACCATCGGTTCCTTTACCGGTTTAGCCAGAATGACTACAAGGAAATCGCCAAGCTTTGGCAAGGAACCCACCCCGATGGAGGGGAGCTTCGAGTAGTGGACGGTCCGCCCGAAGGAGGAGAAGTACCGGAACTGGAACCAGTTCCCGCGGAATTCGCACCGGGCATTGGTCCTGAAGAGCTCGCGGAAATCGCTAAGCGGTTGGGAGTGAAGTAA
- a CDS encoding DUF3347 domain-containing protein has protein sequence MRCQRIVQKSQPKCFGFTFVLFALLPLLTFTASLRGAPEVGADLLASYVAIQKALAADKFQPVPAEAQTLLRILKSDSWKDAPSAVCQAAEKLSNAKDIWSARLAFKELSTSLIPYLKSKGVKTGRYVIAHCPMVDADWIQEGKDVRNPYYGSEMLECGEVTGGL, from the coding sequence ATGCGATGTCAGAGGATCGTGCAGAAAAGCCAACCAAAGTGCTTTGGTTTCACATTCGTCCTTTTTGCTTTGCTTCCGTTATTGACCTTCACCGCCAGCCTAAGAGGTGCTCCGGAGGTTGGGGCTGATCTGTTAGCCTCGTATGTGGCCATCCAAAAGGCTTTGGCGGCTGACAAGTTTCAGCCAGTTCCGGCCGAGGCGCAGACCCTCCTTAGGATCCTTAAGAGTGACAGTTGGAAGGATGCTCCGAGCGCAGTTTGCCAGGCTGCCGAAAAGCTTTCCAACGCCAAGGATATCTGGTCAGCCCGGCTGGCGTTTAAGGAGCTAAGCACGTCACTCATTCCCTATCTCAAAAGCAAGGGGGTTAAAACGGGGCGCTACGTCATCGCTCATTGTCCCATGGTGGATGCAGACTGGATTCAAGAGGGGAAGGACGTTCGGAATCCTTACTATGGGAGCGAGATGCTGGAATGCGGCGAGGTCACAGGAGGTCTCTAG
- a CDS encoding Kdo hydroxylase family protein, with the protein MRPLRKPQAGSYVITYSISSWEPELSPETREELLEDLEGGRVIYFPELAFSFSEEEKAFFSPYWSTEKAKNISFDPVHGQLKGTEAAGSRRELLASLLGRFASQTQRLIRRLFPSYESGLEQGRTSFRPVEIQGRAMSVRKDDSRLHADAFPSRPTQGKRILRVFSNVNPEGKPRKWRMGEPFAEYARRLLPRARPPAWLEPWLLEKMGITRGRRTLYDHYMLALHDLGKEDEGYQKQGTREAFDFPAGTTWICFTDQVIHAADAGQYLLEQTFLVSPQVLRYPDNSPLGILQTLLGKPLV; encoded by the coding sequence ATGAGACCCTTGAGGAAACCTCAAGCTGGAAGTTACGTCATTACCTACTCCATTTCTTCTTGGGAGCCGGAGCTTTCCCCTGAGACGCGCGAAGAGCTCCTAGAGGATTTGGAAGGGGGACGGGTAATTTATTTTCCGGAACTTGCGTTTTCTTTTTCGGAAGAGGAAAAGGCTTTTTTTTCTCCCTACTGGTCAACTGAAAAAGCGAAAAATATTAGTTTTGACCCGGTGCATGGACAACTGAAAGGGACCGAGGCTGCAGGCTCTCGCCGGGAACTTCTAGCCTCCCTTTTGGGTCGCTTTGCCAGCCAGACGCAGAGACTGATCCGCAGGCTTTTTCCCTCTTACGAAAGCGGGCTTGAGCAAGGAAGAACAAGCTTTCGACCCGTTGAAATTCAAGGCCGAGCCATGAGCGTCCGAAAGGATGATTCGCGCCTCCACGCGGATGCTTTTCCCTCCCGACCCACGCAAGGAAAAAGAATTTTGCGCGTCTTTTCTAACGTCAACCCCGAAGGAAAACCTCGGAAATGGCGTATGGGAGAACCCTTTGCTGAGTACGCGCGGCGATTGCTCCCTCGAGCTCGTCCCCCAGCATGGTTAGAACCCTGGCTGCTGGAGAAGATGGGAATTACCCGAGGCCGCCGCACACTCTACGATCACTACATGTTGGCCTTGCACGATCTCGGCAAGGAAGACGAAGGGTATCAAAAACAAGGAACACGAGAAGCTTTTGACTTCCCTGCCGGTACCACCTGGATCTGCTTTACCGATCAGGTGATCCATGCGGCCGATGCCGGACAGTATCTTTTGGAACAAACCTTTCTCGTTTCCCCTCAAGTCCTCCGCTACCCTGACAATTCCCCTCTTGGGATCCTTCAAACTCTCCTTGGTAAACCGCTGGTTTGA